In a genomic window of Mastacembelus armatus chromosome 3, fMasArm1.2, whole genome shotgun sequence:
- the blzf1 gene encoding golgin-45 has product MAAAVRGSASVPIRGAGDGMETEKPPAILEVSTDIPPSGPSAVPLLKVASPKHSPKSSHPAPPAAPQPLGVFQLGKVSRESCTEVEAVRIIVPRAAISRSTRTGPVEEKGEAGQQNEEQGSPQLPPVEDWRGQLEKLQNSERRLLQDKEGLSNQLRVQTEVNRELKKLLVASVGDDLQYHFERLAREKNQLILENEALGRILAHTAEQLERMSIQCDVWRSKFLASRVMAEELTNARAALQRQIREAHGAIQDLLLEREEFSRDMMSTHRSLEQLLVSLQWGRQQTYYPSAQPLSTGELAAANHKLADAINSHLLGNTSSSSSSIVVKSSSIVVKSNRTAAEQLCSTPAEKMAEKVLKILDPISCSENKADPPLSDSPPSNFLSSKKSIGRFHPYTRYENITFNCCERCTGDILVL; this is encoded by the exons atggctgctgctgtgagag GTTCTGCTAGTGTCCCTATCCGAGGTGCTGGTGATGGCATGGAAACTGAAAAACCCCCAGCAATCCTGGAAGTAAGCACAGATATACCGCCGTCAGGTCCATCTGCAGTTCCCCTCTTGAAGGTGGCTAGCCCCAAACACAGCCCGAAATCTTCCCATCCTGCCCCTCCTGCTGCCCCTCAGCCTCTTGGTGTCTTCCAATTAGGCAAGGTGAGTCGAGAATCCTGCACAGAGGTGGAGGCTGTGCGGATCATTGTTCCACGTGCTGCTATTAGCAGGAGCACCCGTACAGGACCTGTTGAGGAGAAGGGGGAGGCTGGGCAACAGAATGAGGAGCAGGGCTCTCCCCAACTGCCTCCAGTAGAGGACTGGAGAGGACAACTGGAAAAACTGCAGAACTCAGAACGGAGGCTGCTACAGGACAAGGAAGGCCTTTCCAATCAACTTCGGGTACAGACAGAG GTGAACCGTGAGCTAAAGAAACTGCTGGTGGCCTCTGTGGGTGATGACCTTCAGTATCACTTTGAGCGTCTGGCACGGGAGAAGAACCAGCTGATCCTGGAGAACGAGGCTCTGGGACGGATTCTGGCACACACGGCTGAACAGTTGGAGCGAATGAGTATCCAGTGCGATGTTTGGAGGAGCAAGTTTCTGGCCAGCAG AGTCATGGCAGAAGAACTAACGAATGCCAGGGCAGCGTTGCAGAGACAGATCAGAGAGGCACATGGAGCAATTCAAGACCTGCTGTTGGAGAGAGAAGAGTTCTCCAGGGACATGATGTCCACTCACAG ATCTCTGGAGCAGCTCTTGGTGTCTCTGCAGTGGGGCAGGCAGCAGACTTACTACCCAAGTGCACAACCTCTCAGTACAGGAGAGCtggcagcagccaatcacaagctaGCAGATGCCATCAACTCCCACCTGCTGggcaacaccagcagcagcagcagcagcatagttgtgaaaagcagcagcatagTTGTGAAAAGCAACAGAACAGCAGCTGAGCAGCTCTGCAGCACACCTGCTGAGAAGATGGCTGAAAAG GTGCTGAAGATTTTGGATCCAATTTCCTGTTCAGAGAACAAGGCAGATCCTCCACTCAGTGACTCACCTCCCTCAAACTTTCTCAGCAGTAAGAAGAGCATTGGCAGATTTCACCCATACACTCGTTATGAGAACATTACTTTTAACTGCTGCGAGCGCTGCACTGGAGACATCTTGGTGCTGTAG
- the trmt10c gene encoding tRNA methyltransferase 10 homolog C, with amino-acid sequence MMLRFFTTWGFYGLYKCSHPVASCGTKCPAFSFLPVSSVSHHRVSVPTRRFSAGTPVYKDALQSNSDKTDEVEKIDLEKWKSVMRSNVASDEKQKVNNEEEASDDDEYLGESGGDGSSLETTRELVAMWRQAGRLVPQEMTDEQVKILAELTTKSSKKKYLKYLAIKEGHKRARKEKQQQRKAEREAAMEEKRGQVSDAEDGDGQTQKQVKNSFLLQFWSRSLDKLLAWRSAQSMVFGQPLVFDMSYDSHMSRHEIENTVSQLMEVEAWNRRAVEPYHLHFCNLQPDGAYKKELVKRYGAETWDRLLITSTDRQHVNLFPREQLVYLTADSPNILRNFDHSKVYIIGALVDRSIKSGLSLANAKRLKLATARLPLNEFLHWEVGAKNLTLDQMMRIMITIKETGKWEEALKFVPRRKHDGFYQQETQKNITKNGVRGVTNLGPKQESDRLLTSGQRTFKNAAPSLYRFDEGPGFTGRARMSELPSNRANKPAATRVRTSLKSNMEGRKSVVRSKTWWDNE; translated from the coding sequence ATGATGTTGCGGTTCTTTACTACCTGGGGATTTTATGGACTGTACAAATGCAGTCATCCTGTGGCGTCCTGTGGTACCAAGTGTCCGGCcttcagttttctcccagtCAGCAGCGTCAGTCATCACCGAGTGTCTGTCCCTACTCGCCGGTTCAGTGCTGGGACGCCAGTTTACAAAGACGCCCTCCAATCAAATAGCGACAAGACCGACGAAGTAGAGAAAATAGATTTGGAAAAATGGAAATCTGTGATGAGATCGAATGTGGCGTCAGACGAGAAACAGAAAGTAAACAACGAAGAAGAAGCAAGCGATGATGATGAATACCTCGGAGAGTCAGGGGGTGACGGGTCTTCACTGGAGACAACCCGGGAGCTGGTTGCCATGTGGAGGCAAGCTGGCAGACTTGTACCTCAAGAGATGACTGATGAACAGGTTAAGATACTGGCAGAGCTCACCACCAAGTCCTCGAAGAAGAAGTACTTGAAGTATTTGGCCATCAAGGAGGGCCACAAAAGGGCCCGtaaggaaaagcagcagcagaggaaggcagaaagagaggctgcgatggaggagaaaagaggacagGTCAGTGATGCAGAGGATGGAGATGGTCAAACACAAAAGCAAGTGAAAAACTCATTTCTTCTCCAGTTTTGGAGCCGCTCCCTGGACAAGCTGCTTGCCTGGAGGAGCGCCCAGTCCATGGTGTTCGGTCAGCCACTGGTGTTTGACATGAGCTACGATTCTCACATGTCCAGGCACGAGATAGAGAATACAGTGTCCCAGCTGATGGAGGTGGAAGCGTGGAACCGGCGTGCCGTTGAGCCTTACCACCTCCACTTTTGCAACCTGCAGCCAGATGGGGCTTACAAGAAGGAGCTGGTCAAACGTTATGGTGCAGAAACCTGGGACCGGCTGCTTATCACCAGCACTGACCGACAGCATGTCAACCTGTTCCCCCGCGAACAGCTCGTGTACCTCACTGCAGACTCCCCCAACATCCTCCGCAACTTTGACCATTCTAAGGTCTACATCATTGGAGCTCTGGTGGACCGGTCAATCAAGTCTGGCTTGTCGCTGGCCAATGCCAAGCGTCTGAAGCTGGCCACAGCCCGTTTACCACTGAACGAGTTCCTCCACTGGGAGGTGGGAGCTAAAAATCTGACTCTGGACCAGATGATGCGCATCATGATCACTATCAAAGAGACAGGCAAATGGGAAGAGGCATTGAAGTTTGTGCCTAGAAGGAAGCATGATGGCTTCTATCAGCaggagacacagaaaaacattaccAAAAACGGAGTCAGGGGTGTTACAAATCTTGGGCCAAAACAGGAGAGTGACAGGTTGTTAACATCTGGTCAAaggacatttaaaaatgcagccCCAAGTCTTTACAGGTTCGATGAAGGGCCTGGGTTCACTGGGAGAGCCAGAATGAGTGAACTGCCCAGTAACAGAGCAAACAAACCTGCTGCTACCAGAGTACGGACATCACTGAAGAGCAAcatggaaggaagaaaaagtgTGGTCAGAAGCAAAACCTGGTGGGATAATGAGTGA